A DNA window from Agarivorans sp. TSD2052 contains the following coding sequences:
- a CDS encoding D-cysteine desulfhydrase family protein, producing the protein MNWQSIAKQSLGFFPTPLHLLPALSSQLAGPQIYIKRDDLSGLALGGNKVRKLEFLLGDALRQQANCIITAGAAQSNHCRQTAAAAAKLNLPCFLLLGGNAPSEAQGNVLLDKLFGAQIRWAGEQRKGEGIDVLEQQLRSEGLNPYVVPYGGSDAVGCLGFAAALEELLQQQSDVDEIIFASSSGASHAGLMLAKRYLQSTIKLRGINIDKANHAEQSFNQRIANLASASALRFGLKEAFAADEVCLDDAYLGEGYGILGDAEREAIMLLAQTEGILLDPVYTAKAMVGLIARVRQGCYSPQQKILFWHTGGAPALFAYSQQLLS; encoded by the coding sequence ATGAATTGGCAATCGATTGCTAAGCAGTCCTTGGGTTTTTTCCCTACCCCTCTACACCTTCTTCCGGCTCTATCTAGTCAATTAGCTGGGCCTCAAATCTATATAAAACGGGATGATCTAAGCGGTTTAGCTCTAGGTGGAAATAAAGTGAGGAAGCTAGAGTTTTTGCTAGGTGATGCCTTAAGGCAACAGGCCAACTGTATTATTACCGCTGGCGCTGCTCAATCCAATCATTGCCGTCAAACTGCTGCTGCCGCAGCCAAGCTTAACTTACCTTGTTTTTTGCTGTTAGGTGGCAATGCGCCATCTGAAGCTCAGGGAAATGTATTGCTCGACAAATTGTTTGGTGCGCAGATTAGGTGGGCCGGTGAGCAGCGCAAAGGCGAAGGCATTGATGTGCTTGAGCAGCAATTACGATCCGAAGGATTAAACCCTTACGTTGTGCCTTATGGAGGATCTGACGCTGTAGGTTGTTTGGGTTTTGCCGCGGCTTTAGAAGAATTATTACAACAACAGTCCGACGTGGATGAAATTATCTTCGCCTCCAGTTCAGGGGCTAGCCACGCCGGCTTAATGTTGGCTAAGCGCTATTTGCAGTCAACGATTAAACTGCGCGGTATTAATATTGATAAAGCTAATCATGCCGAGCAATCTTTTAATCAACGGATCGCTAATTTGGCTTCAGCTTCGGCCTTGCGCTTTGGTCTCAAGGAAGCGTTCGCGGCTGACGAGGTATGCTTAGATGATGCCTATTTAGGGGAAGGCTACGGGATACTTGGAGATGCAGAACGTGAAGCCATCATGTTGTTAGCGCAAACCGAAGGGATTTTATTAGACCCAGTCTATACCGCTAAAGCTATGGTGGGTTTAATTGCGCGAGTTCGCCAAGGTTGCTATTCCCCCCAACAAAAAATACTGTTTTGGCATACTGGCGGTGCGCCAGCATTATTTGCTTATTCCCAGCAATTACTCAGCTAA
- a CDS encoding DUF342 domain-containing protein, producing MLELKCLRLSQDKLAALIEITPQEAHVSESDIRALILRSDYSHYFFDDEAIADAVAKFAELRESPELIEQWGQTFVKLANIRNAEITLDVSEDKMVARATITGAYGGKAISQGDLVNAMKEAGVIFGLQKKRALSLLSLAKDIQPGEKIKKVVALGRKPIDGEDSRFERFVATPKERLLKPKETDDGRVDMRDLGNLETVEPDTELMRRHPHTFGHEGKDVLGEPLPFKQGHEIPFTVGEGTTISADDANLLLAARTGLPLEIENGMKVDDVLSIKNVDVTNGHVDFAGSVLIKGNIGDGMKVKATGDIHVNGFVESADISAGGDIVIGKGVIGHRLMEGDDNYSCSVSAAGELHATFVQYSKITAGKDVTITSQLLHSKIETDGKVTVSDASGLRGTLVGGSINAGGEISAVVLGATAGTATQLTISGDFDDIQEERRSLNGIKHNLHEKLSKVLDAQMKLSSTKQQDREEGTAEKLAATLHHTRQELVQIDFALDYNQQMEEQFFANAKLTVRKELHPNVRLDIVGQKLFTNREYGPTQTQYENGKISFTPLKPGS from the coding sequence ATGCTGGAGTTGAAATGTTTACGTTTATCGCAAGATAAACTGGCCGCATTAATTGAAATCACACCGCAAGAGGCCCATGTTAGCGAATCCGACATCAGGGCACTCATTCTTCGCTCTGATTATAGTCATTACTTTTTTGATGACGAAGCTATCGCTGACGCAGTGGCTAAATTTGCAGAATTAAGAGAGTCTCCTGAGCTCATTGAACAATGGGGCCAAACTTTTGTAAAACTGGCCAATATCCGCAATGCAGAAATCACGTTAGATGTCTCAGAAGATAAAATGGTGGCAAGGGCCACGATTACTGGTGCCTATGGGGGAAAAGCGATTTCTCAAGGCGATCTAGTTAATGCGATGAAAGAAGCTGGTGTTATTTTTGGTCTGCAGAAAAAACGTGCATTATCCTTGCTGAGTCTGGCTAAAGATATTCAACCCGGTGAAAAAATCAAGAAGGTTGTTGCCTTGGGGCGTAAACCGATAGATGGTGAAGATAGCCGTTTTGAACGTTTTGTTGCCACCCCAAAAGAGCGTTTGTTAAAACCCAAAGAAACTGACGATGGTCGGGTGGATATGCGCGACCTCGGTAATTTGGAAACGGTAGAACCTGATACAGAATTGATGCGCCGTCATCCTCATACTTTTGGTCATGAAGGAAAGGATGTACTGGGAGAGCCGCTCCCTTTTAAGCAAGGGCATGAGATACCGTTTACGGTAGGTGAAGGAACCACTATCTCTGCAGACGATGCCAATTTGCTGCTGGCCGCTCGCACCGGTTTACCTTTAGAAATTGAAAATGGCATGAAGGTTGACGACGTATTGTCGATTAAGAATGTAGACGTCACCAATGGCCATGTTGATTTTGCCGGTAGTGTATTGATTAAAGGCAACATTGGCGATGGCATGAAGGTCAAGGCAACCGGCGACATTCATGTTAATGGCTTTGTTGAGTCTGCTGATATTAGCGCTGGTGGCGATATTGTCATCGGCAAAGGTGTGATTGGCCACCGACTGATGGAAGGTGATGACAATTACTCTTGCTCGGTGAGTGCTGCAGGGGAGCTGCACGCCACTTTTGTCCAGTATTCTAAAATTACTGCGGGAAAAGACGTCACTATTACCAGTCAATTGCTGCATAGTAAAATTGAAACTGATGGCAAAGTAACGGTTAGTGACGCGAGTGGTTTACGTGGCACCTTGGTCGGTGGCTCTATTAATGCTGGCGGAGAGATAAGCGCTGTTGTATTAGGTGCAACAGCCGGCACTGCTACTCAATTAACCATATCTGGCGATTTTGATGATATTCAAGAAGAGCGGCGCTCATTGAATGGCATTAAGCATAACTTGCATGAAAAATTGAGTAAGGTGCTTGATGCGCAAATGAAACTCAGTAGTACTAAACAACAAGACCGCGAAGAAGGCACTGCCGAAAAACTAGCGGCAACCTTACACCATACTCGACAAGAGCTGGTGCAAATCGATTTCGCTCTAGATTACAACCAGCAAATGGAAGAACAGTTTTTTGCTAATGCAAAATTAACCGTTAGAAAGGAGCTTCATCCTAATGTTAGGTTGGATATTGTGGGTCAAAAGCTATTCACCAATAGAGAGTATGGGCCGACGCAAACCCAATATGAAAATGGGAAAATCAGCTTTACGCCGCTAAAGCCGGGAAGTTAG
- a CDS encoding S8 family peptidase — translation MKTGIAVVVSLILFGCGGGGDSSVVDNRPVYSVSGSAIVLTNTVIDSDVNDVNGPYASNNQVTSAQELPPIAVVSGYLTSHATQVSGDRFATASDYIDIYKVDLQAGQRLFLEIADWESGKTNSDFDLSLYKVSDESEVASSIGINKTELIDVETTDSYYIVVDAYTGGGQTLSRGNYTLRLIGQNQLITTHSQHFSTQQDFVIDEMVVNHSAAQARTMDANQYGLSRVSGSAKMSLYRNEQPLAAVAGSARSALKGGVQSNEYAAKKRTLQTIKLLAYQMGIDSVSPNFLYQATALSNDALVERQWHYQQINLEAGWQAMQGQTLNDVVVAVLDTGMFQSHPDLNAQLTGDGIDFISYDSISLDGDGIDTNPEDPGDQSGPNGTSSWHGTHVAGTIAAQTNNNLGVAGVAPNAKIMNLRVLGYGGGTTYDISQAILYAAGLENASGLLPDKTASIINMSLGGSGYDSTFNQAVQDAVAQGLIVVAAAGNESTSSASYPAAFDNVIGVSAVDAQKQITSYSNYGSYIDIAAPGGNSSVDLDGDGYGDGVYSTYVNENGSSVSASYQYLNGTSMAAPHVAGVLALMKQLNPDLDSSEFFRLLTNGFLSDDLGAAGKDSLYGYGLINAEKAVQSQIGVNDPDRSYLSLSASQISLSALESEASFSMQLVGAAPISIVDIAQEADWLELDASATDGNGLGTYSVVVDRAGLSDGNYSTSITLTGSDGSEHKVAISMTVVTEEAGDSGLVYALLIDPNTGNTIYSQQLLMNDGVFQFAFAEVAEADYRLYVSSDNDNDFVVCDEGELCGAYPVRNDINLIQVNQNISGLSLDIEPITTEDLSSLSQSLLLKVK, via the coding sequence ATGAAGACTGGGATTGCTGTAGTTGTGTCACTCATACTTTTTGGCTGTGGTGGCGGAGGAGATAGTTCGGTGGTGGATAACCGCCCCGTATACTCAGTGAGTGGCAGTGCCATCGTATTAACCAATACGGTCATTGATAGCGATGTGAATGATGTTAATGGCCCTTATGCTTCAAACAATCAGGTTACTAGTGCCCAGGAATTACCGCCTATTGCTGTAGTCAGTGGTTATTTAACCAGCCATGCAACCCAAGTGAGCGGTGACCGCTTTGCCACTGCGAGTGATTATATTGATATTTATAAGGTGGATTTACAGGCCGGTCAGCGTTTGTTCTTAGAAATTGCAGATTGGGAGAGTGGTAAAACTAATAGCGACTTTGATCTCAGCTTGTATAAGGTCAGTGATGAGAGTGAAGTGGCCAGCTCTATTGGTATAAATAAAACCGAACTGATTGATGTAGAAACCACAGACAGCTATTACATTGTAGTTGACGCTTATACGGGGGGAGGCCAAACCTTATCTCGTGGTAATTATACCTTGCGTTTGATTGGACAAAACCAGTTAATCACCACTCATAGTCAGCATTTCAGCACGCAGCAAGATTTTGTCATTGACGAAATGGTGGTCAACCATAGCGCTGCACAAGCCAGAACGATGGATGCCAATCAGTACGGTTTATCGCGCGTGAGTGGCAGTGCAAAGATGAGCCTGTATCGCAACGAACAGCCGCTCGCGGCTGTCGCCGGTAGTGCGAGGTCTGCCTTAAAGGGCGGCGTTCAGTCCAATGAGTATGCAGCCAAGAAACGTACTCTGCAGACAATTAAGCTGTTGGCTTATCAAATGGGTATCGACAGTGTATCGCCCAACTTCCTTTATCAAGCAACGGCTTTATCCAATGATGCCTTAGTTGAGCGTCAGTGGCATTACCAACAAATAAACCTTGAGGCTGGCTGGCAAGCCATGCAGGGGCAAACATTAAATGATGTGGTGGTTGCGGTTCTTGATACCGGAATGTTTCAAAGTCACCCTGATTTGAATGCACAACTTACCGGTGACGGTATCGATTTTATATCCTATGACAGCATTTCTCTGGATGGCGATGGCATCGATACTAACCCAGAAGACCCTGGCGACCAGAGTGGTCCAAACGGCACGTCCTCTTGGCATGGTACCCATGTTGCCGGCACCATCGCGGCTCAGACTAACAATAATCTCGGTGTTGCAGGGGTAGCACCAAATGCAAAAATTATGAACTTACGCGTATTGGGATATGGCGGAGGAACAACCTATGACATTTCTCAAGCCATTTTATACGCAGCGGGCTTAGAGAACGCCTCGGGCTTATTGCCAGATAAAACCGCGAGTATTATTAATATGAGCCTTGGAGGCTCCGGCTATGACTCAACATTTAACCAAGCAGTGCAAGATGCGGTAGCCCAAGGCTTGATTGTGGTGGCTGCTGCGGGTAACGAAAGTACTTCTAGCGCCTCTTATCCCGCGGCTTTCGACAATGTGATTGGGGTGAGTGCGGTTGATGCTCAAAAACAAATTACCAGCTATTCAAATTACGGCTCTTATATTGATATTGCGGCTCCAGGTGGAAATAGTAGTGTCGATTTAGACGGTGACGGTTATGGCGATGGCGTATATAGCACTTATGTTAATGAAAACGGTTCTAGTGTTAGTGCTAGCTACCAATATTTAAATGGGACCAGTATGGCGGCACCACATGTTGCCGGTGTGCTTGCTTTGATGAAGCAATTGAATCCAGATTTAGATAGCAGCGAGTTTTTTCGCTTATTAACCAATGGCTTTTTGAGTGACGATCTGGGCGCAGCAGGCAAAGATTCACTATATGGTTACGGCCTGATCAATGCCGAGAAAGCGGTACAAAGTCAAATAGGCGTTAACGATCCTGACCGCAGCTACCTTAGCTTGAGCGCCAGTCAAATTAGTTTAAGCGCCTTAGAAAGTGAAGCGAGTTTTAGTATGCAGTTAGTGGGGGCTGCGCCGATCAGCATTGTTGATATAGCTCAAGAGGCAGACTGGCTCGAGCTTGACGCGAGTGCAACCGATGGTAATGGCTTAGGTACTTATAGTGTTGTCGTTGACCGAGCAGGACTAAGTGATGGCAATTACAGCACCAGCATTACTTTAACGGGTTCAGATGGTAGCGAGCACAAAGTGGCAATCTCGATGACAGTGGTCACTGAAGAAGCTGGTGATAGTGGTTTAGTGTACGCGCTGCTGATAGACCCTAACACTGGAAATACCATTTATAGCCAGCAGTTATTGATGAATGATGGCGTGTTTCAGTTTGCTTTTGCCGAGGTAGCTGAAGCAGATTATCGATTATACGTTAGTAGCGATAACGATAACGATTTTGTGGTTTGTGATGAAGGTGAATTATGTGGTGCCTATCCGGTGCGCAATGATATTAACCTAATACAAGTAAATCAGAATATATCTGGCTTGAGCTTAGATATTGAACCGATAACAACTGAAGACCTAAGCAGCCTATCGCAAAGCTTACTTTTGAAGGTAAAGTGA
- a CDS encoding flagellar assembly protein T N-terminal domain-containing protein — protein MSLLIRAGLTLVLLLGAVCPSYAVWFEGEGQAKIRDGQVDVARQQAIKDALLTLMYRGGASVKSLQVVKSGVLETDELTVRTNGEVYDMKLLVETINEDQITVKVAADIFPLNSCEKDSYAKTLFVGPFQLQKREHAQLGGIYRTPEEVSQRLFYRFKNKSKRIDARHLMTRQIAFDGRYSNDIEPQMLKVARSLSSQYDVQYILFGKIIDMSSYNETTSNLLGINSTVKQRNFQLRLYVIDGINGETILRKSYGSNREWPFDVTMKLDVTGETFWSSDYGKLIDSYIDQSVVDVEDALYCRQSLAKVVGLYNDQVVINIGQTNGVRKGDKFELVRQQYLMHLDGGLRGPIFNADDTQLTVVSVQSDRSVLRTERFSDMANIQIRDVLVAVSDDPFALTDNAN, from the coding sequence ATGTCATTGTTAATACGCGCAGGCTTAACGTTAGTATTGCTGTTAGGGGCGGTTTGTCCGAGTTATGCGGTTTGGTTTGAAGGTGAAGGGCAAGCCAAAATTCGAGATGGCCAAGTAGATGTAGCTCGACAGCAAGCCATCAAGGATGCGTTGCTTACACTCATGTATCGCGGTGGTGCCAGTGTCAAATCGCTACAAGTCGTCAAGTCGGGAGTGTTAGAAACCGATGAGCTAACGGTTCGCACAAACGGTGAAGTGTATGACATGAAGCTGTTGGTGGAGACGATAAACGAGGACCAAATTACAGTTAAGGTAGCGGCAGACATATTTCCATTAAATAGCTGTGAAAAAGACAGCTATGCCAAAACGCTGTTTGTCGGCCCTTTTCAGCTGCAAAAACGAGAGCACGCCCAATTGGGTGGCATTTATAGAACTCCTGAAGAGGTGTCGCAACGCTTATTTTATCGCTTTAAGAACAAAAGTAAACGTATCGACGCCCGCCACTTAATGACTCGACAAATTGCTTTTGACGGTCGTTATTCTAATGATATTGAGCCACAAATGCTAAAGGTAGCGCGCAGCTTATCCTCGCAATACGACGTGCAGTACATCTTGTTCGGTAAAATAATCGATATGTCTAGTTACAACGAAACGACCTCCAATTTATTGGGTATAAATAGCACGGTCAAGCAACGTAACTTTCAGCTTAGGTTATATGTTATCGATGGCATCAATGGCGAAACTATTTTGCGTAAAAGCTACGGTTCTAATCGAGAGTGGCCCTTTGATGTCACCATGAAATTAGACGTAACCGGAGAAACTTTTTGGTCGTCGGATTATGGAAAACTTATTGATTCCTATATTGATCAGTCAGTTGTCGATGTAGAGGACGCACTCTACTGTCGTCAAAGCCTCGCTAAGGTGGTCGGCCTTTATAACGACCAAGTAGTGATTAATATTGGTCAGACAAACGGTGTGAGAAAAGGTGACAAGTTTGAATTAGTTCGCCAACAATATCTAATGCATCTTGATGGCGGCTTGCGAGGCCCAATTTTTAATGCTGATGATACGCAACTTACCGTGGTATCGGTTCAATCTGATCGCTCAGTATTAAGAACAGAACGATTTTCAGATATGGCCAATATTCAAATTAGGGATGTCTTAGTCGCTGTTAGCGATGACCCCTTTGCGCTAACAGATAACGCTAATTAA
- a CDS encoding flagellar basal body L-ring protein FlgH, giving the protein MFTRIAGVCSILLLSACSTISDTVEKAADGVQEREDRSQRQVTVSTDRRSPIPDDPYYAPIEPSPAADPVIVTGSMFNSNTSTSLYSYTPPFALGDTITIMLDEEATATKSASSTLAKDNSYKLDPITVPGGNMTINGKTVELELSQTQDFDGSSDANQRHRLSGRITVSVVDILNNGNLVVRGEKWLVINNGKEYMRFTGIVRPLDVSENNSIGSYQVADARIEFSGTGDHADVQTQGWLSSFLGGSLWPL; this is encoded by the coding sequence ATGTTTACCAGAATTGCCGGGGTGTGTAGTATTTTATTATTGTCTGCGTGCTCGACAATAAGTGATACGGTTGAAAAAGCTGCTGACGGAGTGCAAGAACGAGAAGATCGTTCACAGCGTCAAGTTACAGTGAGCACTGATCGGCGTTCGCCAATCCCTGATGACCCCTATTATGCGCCTATTGAACCCAGCCCAGCAGCAGATCCGGTGATTGTTACTGGTTCAATGTTTAATAGTAATACGTCAACTAGCTTATATAGTTACACCCCGCCCTTTGCATTGGGCGATACCATCACAATCATGTTGGACGAAGAAGCCACAGCGACCAAATCAGCAAGTTCAACCTTGGCTAAAGACAACAGTTACAAACTGGATCCAATTACTGTGCCTGGTGGCAATATGACGATAAATGGTAAAACGGTAGAGTTAGAACTGAGTCAAACGCAAGATTTTGATGGTTCGTCAGATGCCAACCAACGACATCGTTTATCTGGCAGAATTACCGTGTCGGTAGTAGATATCCTGAATAACGGCAATTTGGTGGTGAGGGGAGAAAAGTGGCTAGTAATCAACAATGGTAAAGAATATATGCGCTTTACTGGGATTGTTCGCCCGCTAGATGTTAGTGAAAACAACTCGATTGGTTCATACCAAGTAGCTGATGCCCGAATAGAGTTTAGTGGCACTGGGGACCACGCAGACGTGCAAACTCAAGGCTGGTTATCTTCATTTCTAGGCGGAAGCTTATGGCCGCTATAG
- a CDS encoding gamma carbonic anhydrase family protein has product MSVKSFSGFSPILGKEVWVDPSAVLYGEIKLGDDVSIWPLVAARGDVNHIQIGARSNVQDGSVLHVTRKTENPPHGYPLIIGEDVTIGHKAMLHGCTIGNRVLVGMGAIVLDGVIVEDEVMIGAGSLVPPHKRLESGYLYMGSPAKQARPLNDKERAFLSESADNYVRLKQKYIEQQT; this is encoded by the coding sequence ATGAGCGTAAAATCCTTTTCCGGCTTTAGTCCTATTTTAGGTAAAGAAGTGTGGGTTGATCCTAGCGCTGTTTTATATGGTGAGATTAAATTAGGCGATGACGTCAGTATCTGGCCTCTTGTGGCAGCCCGAGGCGATGTTAATCATATTCAAATTGGTGCCCGCAGCAACGTGCAAGATGGCAGTGTATTACATGTTACCCGCAAGACTGAGAATCCACCGCATGGTTACCCATTGATTATAGGTGAAGACGTCACGATTGGGCACAAGGCAATGTTACACGGTTGCACTATTGGCAATAGAGTACTAGTAGGTATGGGCGCCATCGTTCTGGACGGAGTCATCGTAGAAGACGAGGTTATGATTGGCGCAGGTAGTTTAGTCCCGCCTCACAAACGCTTGGAGTCTGGTTATTTATATATGGGCAGCCCGGCTAAGCAAGCGAGGCCATTAAACGATAAGGAACGCGCCTTTTTGAGTGAATCAGCCGATAATTACGTGCGCTTAAAACAAAAATATATAGAGCAGCAGACTTAA
- a CDS encoding DUF1488 family protein, whose product MNQTIIISDDQRWQAVNQRIEFSAQVMGAKVQCAVRKATLEHLVGLPLNNDDKMLEAYHSVQFDIEELLEQKLQQEDFEANGDIVV is encoded by the coding sequence ATGAATCAAACCATTATTATTAGTGATGATCAGCGCTGGCAGGCTGTCAATCAACGAATCGAGTTTAGTGCCCAAGTGATGGGCGCTAAAGTTCAGTGTGCGGTGCGAAAAGCAACCCTCGAACATTTAGTCGGTTTACCGCTAAATAATGACGACAAAATGCTCGAGGCTTATCACAGTGTTCAATTTGATATCGAAGAGCTGTTAGAGCAAAAACTACAACAAGAAGACTTTGAAGCAAACGGTGATATTGTGGTTTAA
- a CDS encoding GNAT family N-acetyltransferase produces MIKWQWLRFEQLSTEQLYQIIGLREAVFVVEQNCPYQDVDGRDQNAWHLLGTQSNQLLAYARAFEPTELDSSIGRVVTAASARGQGLGQQLMQHAIHFCQAQWPKANIHISAQRYLENFYQGLGFAVCSEPYLEDNIPHIGMEIVAKR; encoded by the coding sequence ATGATTAAATGGCAATGGTTGCGTTTCGAACAGCTTTCTACTGAACAGCTTTACCAAATTATTGGCTTGCGTGAAGCCGTGTTTGTGGTTGAGCAAAATTGCCCCTATCAAGATGTGGATGGTCGAGACCAAAACGCCTGGCATCTATTAGGCACTCAAAGCAATCAGCTACTCGCATACGCCAGAGCATTTGAACCGACCGAGCTAGATTCGAGTATTGGTCGAGTGGTTACTGCCGCTTCTGCTCGCGGCCAAGGTCTGGGCCAACAACTTATGCAGCATGCCATCCACTTTTGCCAAGCGCAGTGGCCTAAAGCTAATATTCATATATCAGCCCAGCGCTATCTAGAGAATTTCTATCAAGGCCTAGGTTTTGCTGTTTGCAGCGAACCTTACCTTGAAGACAACATTCCCCATATCGGTATGGAAATAGTGGCAAAACGCTAA
- the aroE gene encoding shikimate dehydrogenase: MDLYAVFGNPISQSKSPFIHTLFARQTQQKLTYTAIEPADNGFAEALSQFWREGGKGCNITAPFKEQAYQAAEQHTERALLAGAVNTLKLTDDGVILGDNTDGAGLVADLVANFGELKGLRILLLGAGGAARGVLHPLLLAQPNELIIANRTVSKAEALAARFAEFGPIRASSFTDLAGEFDIIINSTSAGLKGDLPPVKSTLIQANTRCYDMTYSADVTAFNQWAIQHGAAKVVDGLGMLVGQAAESFTVWRGLRPGARQVLRELRRNLSC, encoded by the coding sequence ATGGATTTATACGCAGTATTTGGCAACCCAATTAGCCAATCAAAATCGCCTTTTATTCACACCCTTTTTGCCCGTCAAACTCAACAGAAATTGACCTATACCGCAATTGAGCCAGCAGACAATGGTTTTGCCGAGGCCCTCTCACAGTTTTGGCGCGAGGGCGGGAAAGGCTGTAACATTACTGCGCCATTTAAAGAGCAGGCTTATCAGGCTGCCGAGCAACACACCGAGCGGGCCTTACTCGCGGGTGCGGTGAATACCTTAAAACTGACCGATGATGGTGTGATTTTGGGAGACAATACTGATGGTGCGGGTTTAGTCGCTGATCTGGTGGCCAATTTTGGCGAGCTTAAAGGTTTACGCATTTTGTTACTGGGGGCTGGTGGCGCAGCGCGCGGAGTGTTACATCCCTTATTACTCGCACAACCCAATGAGTTGATTATAGCGAATAGAACGGTTAGCAAAGCAGAAGCGCTAGCAGCACGTTTTGCTGAGTTTGGACCAATCAGAGCGAGTTCATTTACTGACTTAGCTGGCGAATTCGACATTATTATCAACTCTACTTCAGCAGGATTGAAAGGTGATTTACCACCGGTGAAATCAACGCTGATTCAAGCCAATACCCGTTGTTACGATATGACCTATTCAGCTGATGTTACCGCTTTTAATCAGTGGGCAATACAACATGGTGCCGCTAAAGTGGTCGATGGTTTAGGTATGCTGGTGGGCCAAGCCGCAGAGAGTTTTACGGTATGGCGTGGTCTTCGCCCTGGTGCTCGTCAAGTATTGCGAGAGTTACGCCGTAACCTCAGTTGTTAG
- the maoP gene encoding DUF413 domain-containing protein → MNGSFSATRRFFDDKNFRRGFSRSGAFTIKEAELLERCGSAFKELDEALRQPIDEIESEFVSVCRGDAEPETAEQKLWLKYKKLTGRKAFHGLVSNPPKLAAKVVDSDDDDTSDLDDDAPELDDDD, encoded by the coding sequence ATGAATGGATCGTTTTCAGCAACACGTCGATTTTTCGATGATAAAAACTTTCGCCGCGGCTTTTCTCGCAGTGGTGCCTTTACGATAAAAGAAGCCGAGTTACTTGAGCGTTGTGGCAGCGCTTTTAAAGAGCTCGACGAAGCCTTGCGTCAGCCAATCGATGAGATTGAGTCTGAATTTGTGTCGGTGTGCCGCGGTGACGCCGAGCCAGAAACTGCCGAGCAAAAGCTTTGGCTAAAATACAAAAAGCTTACCGGTCGTAAGGCCTTTCATGGTTTGGTGAGTAATCCGCCTAAGCTAGCTGCAAAAGTAGTTGATAGTGACGATGATGACACTAGCGATTTAGACGATGATGCACCAGAACTGGATGACGATGATTAA
- the hemF gene encoding oxygen-dependent coproporphyrinogen oxidase yields MQDVNIEAVRQFFLQLQQTICQQLEQQDGQARFLHDDWQRDPAEHKGLTGEGRTRVLTNGRVFEQAGVNFSHVCGEQMPASATAQRPELAGRHFEAMGVSLVIHPNNPMVPTSHANVRFFVAEKEGEAPIWWFGGGFDLTPYYGFDEDCISWHQAAADLCQPFGEEVYANYKAWCDRYFFLKHRNETRGVGGLFFDDLNEDGFEQSFAFTQAVGNGFLVAYLPIVERRKGIPFTEAQRDFQLYRRGRYVEFNLVYDRGTLFGLQSGGRTESILMSLPPLVKWRYNWRPEVGSLEEQLYQRYLVPRDWLNQSM; encoded by the coding sequence ATGCAAGACGTAAACATCGAAGCCGTGCGACAATTTTTTCTGCAACTACAGCAAACTATTTGTCAGCAATTGGAACAACAAGATGGTCAAGCCCGTTTCTTACACGATGATTGGCAACGCGATCCTGCGGAGCATAAAGGCTTAACCGGTGAAGGCCGTACTCGAGTATTAACCAATGGTCGAGTTTTTGAACAAGCGGGGGTCAATTTTTCGCATGTCTGTGGTGAGCAAATGCCCGCTTCAGCTACCGCTCAGAGGCCTGAATTAGCGGGCAGGCATTTCGAGGCCATGGGGGTCTCTTTGGTTATTCACCCCAACAATCCAATGGTGCCCACCTCGCATGCCAATGTGCGTTTTTTTGTCGCAGAAAAGGAAGGCGAAGCGCCTATTTGGTGGTTTGGCGGTGGTTTTGATTTAACACCTTATTATGGCTTTGATGAAGATTGTATTTCTTGGCATCAAGCGGCTGCCGACTTATGCCAGCCTTTTGGTGAAGAAGTTTATGCTAATTATAAGGCGTGGTGTGACCGCTATTTCTTCTTAAAACATCGTAATGAAACCCGTGGTGTAGGCGGACTTTTTTTTGATGATTTAAACGAAGATGGCTTTGAGCAAAGCTTCGCTTTTACCCAAGCAGTAGGCAACGGTTTCTTAGTGGCTTATTTACCCATTGTAGAGCGTCGCAAAGGTATTCCTTTCACTGAGGCGCAGCGTGATTTTCAGCTATATCGGCGTGGTCGTTATGTTGAGTTTAATTTGGTGTATGACCGTGGCACCTTGTTTGGCTTGCAATCGGGTGGCCGTACTGAGTCGATTTTGATGTCTTTGCCGCCGTTAGTGAAATGGCGTTACAATTGGCGGCCTGAAGTCGGTAGTTTAGAAGAGCAGCTTTACCAACGTTATTTGGTCCCCCGCGATTGGTTAAATCAATCGATGTAG